The following are from one region of the Methanomassiliicoccales archaeon LGM-DZ1 genome:
- a CDS encoding MATE family efflux transporter, producing MDDRDSNLQLMLGEPKRAIRSMFVAFIIAEAVIQINQFVDTFWVSGLGTASASAVSTVVPIYNLMTAAGIGIALGATTTIAFRLGRGEREAAERLAGAAVFLGLLLSLIASVLTAVFLKQAVRFMGAEDVMDEAVLYMLPYILLSPVLLSEAVLGGILRGEGAARKSTLMQMSAAVFNMILDPLFIYALGLDVMGAGVATVASTAVSLLIGIYWYKTKKTVVEISRRSILHPAKADLREVLGVGGPKTGQQIISDLTDLLQRVFIIIAGGTNAVMLYNYPWRYMGLAQLPAHALDRSMVPVCSAAYGQAQTDKMRAAFLYTMKLTLSISLVMLVLMYVFAEPLMSVMTVEESMREVRPDFVKALRISVFVLPFGAMMGMASSLLQSMKKAKIPMDFYLVWGFIKLGLYAVACQYSIWAILWCMVAVHVFGGVCLMIIAYAEFKRVSATKPGRNESADQEDCSWRLRTFGRRFGWLLTRDRHRTEYRQNRDQRSKQRSSVNRDWV from the coding sequence ATGGATGATCGCGATTCGAACCTTCAGCTAATGCTCGGCGAGCCGAAGAGGGCCATCCGCAGCATGTTCGTTGCTTTCATCATCGCTGAGGCGGTCATTCAGATCAACCAATTCGTGGACACCTTCTGGGTCTCAGGATTGGGGACCGCATCTGCTTCCGCCGTATCGACTGTCGTGCCTATCTACAACCTGATGACGGCTGCGGGCATCGGCATCGCACTCGGCGCTACCACGACGATTGCCTTCCGTCTAGGCCGGGGCGAAAGGGAGGCCGCAGAAAGGCTCGCCGGGGCCGCCGTGTTCTTGGGCCTGCTGCTTTCTCTTATCGCTTCGGTTCTCACAGCCGTCTTCCTCAAGCAGGCTGTCCGCTTCATGGGGGCGGAGGACGTCATGGACGAGGCCGTTCTGTACATGCTGCCTTACATCCTGCTCTCTCCGGTCCTGCTTTCGGAAGCGGTTCTGGGAGGGATCCTGAGGGGAGAGGGGGCCGCCCGCAAATCGACCCTCATGCAGATGAGCGCCGCCGTTTTCAATATGATCCTCGACCCGCTCTTCATTTATGCTCTGGGATTGGACGTCATGGGAGCAGGCGTTGCAACTGTTGCCTCTACTGCGGTGTCCCTTTTGATTGGAATATACTGGTACAAAACCAAGAAGACTGTTGTGGAGATCTCCCGCAGGAGCATCCTGCATCCTGCCAAGGCCGATTTGAGGGAGGTCTTAGGGGTCGGCGGTCCGAAGACAGGACAGCAGATCATTTCCGATCTGACCGATCTCCTGCAGAGGGTGTTCATCATCATCGCAGGCGGGACGAACGCCGTGATGCTGTACAATTATCCCTGGAGGTACATGGGCCTCGCGCAGCTTCCCGCACATGCTTTGGACAGGTCCATGGTGCCGGTCTGCTCTGCCGCCTACGGCCAAGCGCAGACGGACAAGATGCGCGCTGCTTTCCTTTATACTATGAAACTGACGCTGTCGATCTCACTGGTGATGCTGGTGCTCATGTATGTGTTCGCGGAACCGCTGATGTCCGTCATGACCGTCGAGGAGTCCATGAGGGAAGTGCGCCCCGATTTCGTGAAGGCGCTGAGGATCTCGGTCTTCGTCCTCCCGTTCGGTGCCATGATGGGCATGGCCTCGTCACTGCTTCAATCGATGAAGAAGGCGAAGATCCCCATGGACTTCTACTTGGTATGGGGTTTCATCAAACTGGGGCTTTATGCCGTGGCGTGCCAGTATTCGATATGGGCGATCCTCTGGTGCATGGTGGCTGTGCACGTCTTCGGAGGAGTGTGCCTTATGATCATCGCGTATGCAGAATTCAAAAGAGTCTCTGCAACGAAGCCCGGCCGGAATGAATCAGCAGATCAGGAGGACTGTTCATGGCGATTGCGGACATTCGGACGGCGATTTGGATGGCTGCTGACTAGGGATCGGCACCGGACGGAGTACCGACAGAATCGGGATCAGCGGAGCAAGCAGCGGTCATCGGTCAATCGGGATTGGGTGTGA
- a CDS encoding iron ABC transporter permease, with protein sequence MKIRERLKIIRENVSLSSISKRAVSEGDAPAETAFKQYKAFRYTKMLFLIGSAAILLILIGIKLGIGSYPISFGDVYTTLWHHLTGDIENYSYDNIVWNQRMPRLLTAIFVGVGLSAAGAAMQSMMKNPLADPYTTGISAGALFGATLAMTMGITIVGGYYGRIVNAFVFAMVPAAIILVLAKWRRPTPAMMILVGISVMYIFNAFQAFMMLTADPNSASSVYTWSVGSIGMTTWDEVPMLACIALLGAVALFFCTKVLNALNSGDSYAKSLGINVDRVRIVIMILVSLIAAGTVSFTGVIGFVGLVSPHIARIFVGSDNRILLPASAMIGASLMVLCDIIGYTVAGYSLQIGIITAMIGGPLFLILIISQKKGAW encoded by the coding sequence ATGAAAATACGGGAAAGATTGAAGATAATCAGGGAGAACGTGAGCCTATCGAGCATCTCCAAACGCGCAGTGAGCGAAGGCGATGCTCCTGCAGAGACTGCCTTCAAGCAGTACAAGGCATTCCGTTACACCAAGATGCTTTTCCTCATCGGATCGGCGGCCATCCTGCTCATCCTCATCGGGATCAAACTGGGAATCGGCTCCTATCCGATATCCTTCGGCGATGTGTACACCACCCTCTGGCACCATCTCACGGGAGATATCGAGAACTACTCTTACGATAACATCGTCTGGAACCAGCGCATGCCGAGGCTCCTGACGGCCATCTTCGTAGGCGTCGGCCTCTCGGCTGCCGGTGCGGCCATGCAAAGCATGATGAAGAACCCCCTGGCCGATCCGTACACCACCGGCATCTCTGCCGGCGCCCTGTTCGGCGCCACGCTGGCCATGACGATGGGGATCACCATCGTGGGCGGTTATTACGGCCGTATCGTCAACGCCTTCGTGTTCGCTATGGTGCCGGCGGCCATCATCCTCGTCCTGGCCAAATGGAGGAGGCCCACTCCTGCCATGATGATCCTCGTCGGGATCTCCGTCATGTACATCTTCAATGCCTTCCAGGCGTTCATGATGCTCACCGCCGATCCTAATTCGGCATCATCTGTGTACACCTGGAGCGTCGGGAGCATCGGTATGACCACTTGGGACGAGGTGCCCATGCTGGCCTGCATCGCCCTACTGGGCGCGGTGGCGCTGTTCTTCTGCACCAAGGTCCTCAACGCCCTCAACTCCGGGGATTCCTATGCCAAGTCCCTGGGGATCAACGTCGACCGCGTCAGGATTGTCATCATGATCCTCGTCTCCCTCATAGCGGCGGGGACTGTCAGCTTCACCGGGGTCATCGGCTTTGTCGGGCTGGTCTCCCCTCACATCGCGCGCATATTCGTTGGCTCGGACAACCGCATCCTCCTGCCCGCCTCGGCGATGATAGGCGCCAGCCTCATGGTGCTGTGCGACATCATCGGGTACACGGTCGCCGGCTACAGCCTGCAGATCGGCATCATAACCGCCATGATCGGAGGGCCGCTGTTCCTGATCCTCATCATCTCGCAGAAGAAAGGGGCGTGGTGA
- a CDS encoding CooT family nickel-binding protein: protein MCEFTVYLDGHDDENVVAEKVIKVTSKPDHITLMDTSGKTYKFPSAEITKVDTIMTELWLQTRA from the coding sequence ATGTGCGAGTTCACTGTATACCTGGACGGACATGATGATGAGAACGTAGTGGCCGAGAAGGTCATCAAAGTGACATCCAAACCCGATCACATCACCCTGATGGACACTTCCGGGAAGACCTACAAGTTCCCGAGCGCAGAGATCACCAAGGTTGACACCATCATGACCGAGCTCTGGCTGCAGACCAGGGCCTGA
- a CDS encoding DUF4198 domain-containing protein yields the protein MDPYYDQDPEFVRSQCRMLYGHETWLENPRKEDGKIVIDGNYGHHMVNDRPMPIDYANVAIFDAKGKADIKYEQGPEDNCLRVKFPDVGAGPYTVYYTSDSVPWIENDEGWSRGIKRDFRNVKYSAAYSLACKAIVSDDGKAPDVLFSDLDITVDTAKPKAGSKVKTQIFYEGKPKANLRVNVVKKGASDTVKFITDADGRFEFPVDSPGTYMIAAKYADTSKAVEDEFDEAVYEITLLVYAQ from the coding sequence ATGGACCCCTATTACGATCAAGACCCAGAGTTCGTCAGAAGCCAGTGCAGGATGCTCTACGGCCACGAGACCTGGCTGGAGAACCCTAGAAAAGAAGACGGGAAGATCGTCATAGACGGCAACTACGGCCACCACATGGTCAACGACAGGCCTATGCCGATAGACTACGCGAACGTCGCCATCTTCGACGCCAAAGGCAAGGCCGACATCAAATATGAGCAGGGGCCGGAGGACAACTGCCTCCGCGTGAAGTTCCCCGACGTCGGGGCCGGTCCGTACACCGTCTACTACACCTCGGACTCCGTGCCGTGGATCGAGAACGACGAGGGCTGGTCCCGCGGGATCAAAAGGGACTTCAGGAACGTGAAATACTCCGCAGCCTACAGTTTGGCGTGCAAGGCGATCGTCTCGGATGATGGAAAAGCACCCGATGTGCTCTTCTCCGACCTCGACATCACCGTCGATACCGCTAAGCCCAAGGCAGGTTCGAAAGTGAAGACCCAGATATTCTATGAAGGGAAACCCAAAGCGAACCTCAGAGTGAACGTCGTGAAGAAGGGCGCCTCCGATACAGTGAAGTTCATTACTGACGCTGACGGAAGGTTCGAGTTCCCTGTGGACTCCCCCGGCACCTACATGATCGCCGCCAAGTACGCCGATACGTCCAAGGCCGTCGAGGACGAGTTCGACGAGGCCGTCTACGAAATCACCCTGCTCGTCTACGCCCAGTGA
- a CDS encoding cysteine synthase family protein — protein MQDGIGNTPILKINNFDIPNGNRIFAKMELFNPGGSVKDRVGMRMIADAEAQGTLHRGDTIIEATAGNTGIGIALAALNRGYRVVFVVPLKFSKEKLAIMKALGAEIVHTPRSEGMLGAERKANEIVAGDPEHTHMMKQFRNMSNPAAHYATTGPEIYRDLDGRIDYFVAGAGSGGTFTGVVKYLKERKPSVEGVLADPVGSTIGGGEHGDYDIEGIGNDFIADTMDISLVDRVIKVRDSDAMDTCRELARREGVMAGSSSGAALWASLKLAEQVKDSDIVTIFPDRGERYFSKGLWGDLDSD, from the coding sequence ATACAGGACGGGATCGGGAACACCCCGATCCTGAAGATAAACAACTTCGATATCCCGAATGGGAACAGGATATTCGCCAAGATGGAGCTGTTCAACCCCGGAGGTTCCGTCAAGGACCGCGTCGGGATGCGCATGATTGCCGACGCGGAGGCGCAGGGTACCCTGCACAGAGGGGACACCATCATCGAGGCGACCGCCGGGAACACCGGCATCGGCATCGCCCTCGCAGCACTGAACCGCGGGTACAGGGTGGTGTTCGTGGTGCCCCTGAAGTTCTCCAAGGAGAAACTGGCCATCATGAAGGCGCTGGGCGCGGAGATCGTCCACACGCCGAGGTCCGAGGGGATGCTCGGGGCCGAGCGCAAGGCCAACGAGATCGTCGCCGGGGACCCGGAGCATACCCACATGATGAAGCAGTTCCGGAACATGTCCAACCCCGCCGCCCATTACGCGACCACGGGGCCGGAGATCTACCGCGACCTCGACGGGCGCATAGATTACTTCGTGGCGGGCGCCGGCTCCGGAGGGACCTTCACGGGCGTGGTGAAGTACCTGAAGGAAAGGAAACCGTCCGTCGAAGGGGTCCTTGCGGACCCGGTCGGGTCCACTATCGGCGGCGGGGAGCACGGCGACTACGACATAGAGGGCATCGGCAACGACTTCATCGCCGACACCATGGACATCAGCCTGGTGGACAGAGTGATCAAGGTCAGGGACTCCGACGCCATGGACACCTGCCGGGAGCTGGCGAGGCGCGAGGGCGTCATGGCCGGGTCGTCGTCGGGAGCGGCGCTCTGGGCCTCGCTGAAGCTCGCGGAGCAGGTGAAGGACAGCGACATCGTCACCATATTCCCCGACCGCGGGGAGCGCTATTTCTCCAAAGGCCTCTGGGGAGACCTGGACAGCGACTGA
- a CDS encoding AAA family ATPase produces the protein MKKIIATGKGGVGKTTTMSTVATIMARAGKKVIVFDTDPSMNLAMTLGIPFLETPTITEDKAEISDELEEEGAEAIGKEVIEKHSRVNPDGIRIVVMGAVPEGGSGCLCSAIALVKVLLNYLESDACEEKYDIAIVDSQAGPEIFGRGLAKEFDLNMILSEPTPKSAEVSRQVMKLARDLDVRRNLLVVNKSENPTDAARMAEMVGVGPEDTVRISYDRAVIQADWDNRTLLDAYPNSNAVKDLTAVEKRIESIVGM, from the coding sequence ATGAAGAAGATCATCGCGACCGGGAAAGGCGGAGTGGGAAAGACCACCACCATGTCGACCGTGGCCACCATCATGGCCCGTGCAGGGAAGAAGGTCATCGTCTTCGACACAGACCCCAGCATGAACCTCGCGATGACGCTGGGCATTCCCTTCCTGGAGACTCCTACCATAACAGAGGACAAGGCTGAGATCAGCGATGAACTGGAAGAAGAGGGCGCCGAAGCGATCGGGAAAGAAGTCATAGAGAAGCATTCACGGGTGAATCCTGACGGCATCAGGATAGTGGTCATGGGCGCCGTACCCGAGGGCGGCAGCGGGTGCCTATGCTCCGCGATAGCGCTGGTGAAGGTCCTGCTGAACTATCTCGAATCGGACGCCTGCGAGGAGAAGTACGATATCGCTATCGTCGACTCCCAGGCAGGACCGGAGATCTTCGGGCGCGGACTGGCAAAGGAATTCGACCTCAATATGATCCTGTCGGAGCCCACCCCGAAGTCTGCCGAGGTCTCCAGGCAGGTTATGAAACTGGCCAGGGACCTCGATGTCAGAAGGAATCTGCTGGTGGTCAACAAGTCCGAGAACCCGACGGATGCCGCCAGGATGGCTGAAATGGTCGGAGTAGGTCCTGAAGATACCGTCCGCATCAGTTACGACCGCGCAGTCATACAGGCCGACTGGGACAACAGGACTCTGCTGGATGCCTATCCGAACAGCAATGCCGTGAAAGATCTGACCGCCGTCGAGAAGAGGATCGAATCCATTGTAGGGATGTGA
- a CDS encoding methanol--corrinoid methyltransferase yields the protein MASIKYTSMAYKNADDMVMGTAVHPSPQGYGLKFGAGMVIPEINHAPRPGREKDPETLRKEYCDYITTDELNRAVTAGMPALFIETEWVSQMSDPKLSIPVVEGQNELCEKYHEEYGILTGTRQTIPDKREHDHGLRTGMDTVHAYPEDFWSCCDIACENGASNLSVESVGGKECADYAVTQGDVVAFLYGVGYLACYDMEYVWNGMVDVAKRNRVVPGGDTDCSGANVAMFMSGGMLDQDVQKTFSAVTRAISASRSLVARECGALGPDKDCGYEGVICKAIDGKPITCEGKNCQCAHCDLQGNLIAACCDAWSNESVEYHPEFGGSSVQCWLGSLGYECALMNTAIQTKQAKTLRDLYTITDLTRSPEAFILAYNNAFEIGKAIAAEGNDYYLRSRAAALKAIELIEGGYNSKLLPLTKKQYEVLEKCKTDINALPTETDKFAEQCAAKYVGTIPNLNLKNYGF from the coding sequence ATGGCATCGATCAAATACACCTCAATGGCTTACAAGAACGCGGACGACATGGTCATGGGAACCGCCGTCCATCCCTCTCCCCAGGGATACGGCCTCAAATTCGGAGCCGGCATGGTCATCCCCGAGATCAACCACGCCCCCAGGCCCGGAAGGGAGAAGGATCCTGAGACCCTCAGGAAAGAGTACTGCGACTACATCACCACCGACGAGCTCAACAGGGCCGTTACCGCCGGAATGCCCGCCCTCTTCATCGAGACCGAGTGGGTTTCCCAGATGTCCGACCCCAAGCTCTCCATCCCCGTCGTCGAGGGCCAGAACGAGCTCTGCGAGAAGTACCACGAGGAGTACGGCATCCTGACCGGAACCAGGCAGACCATCCCCGACAAGAGGGAGCACGACCACGGACTCAGGACCGGCATGGACACCGTCCACGCCTACCCCGAGGACTTCTGGTCCTGCTGCGACATCGCCTGCGAGAACGGTGCATCCAACCTCTCCGTCGAGTCTGTCGGCGGAAAAGAGTGCGCTGACTACGCCGTCACCCAGGGAGACGTCGTCGCCTTCCTCTACGGTGTCGGATACCTCGCCTGCTACGACATGGAGTACGTCTGGAACGGAATGGTCGACGTCGCCAAGAGGAACAGGGTCGTTCCCGGCGGAGACACCGACTGCTCCGGAGCGAACGTCGCCATGTTCATGTCCGGCGGAATGCTCGACCAGGATGTCCAGAAGACCTTCTCCGCGGTCACCCGCGCCATCTCCGCTTCCAGGTCCCTTGTGGCCCGCGAGTGCGGTGCGCTCGGACCCGACAAGGACTGCGGATACGAGGGAGTCATCTGCAAAGCGATCGACGGAAAGCCCATCACCTGCGAGGGTAAGAACTGCCAGTGCGCCCACTGCGACCTGCAGGGCAACCTGATCGCCGCCTGCTGCGACGCCTGGTCCAACGAGTCCGTCGAGTACCACCCCGAGTTCGGCGGATCCTCTGTCCAGTGCTGGCTCGGATCCCTCGGATACGAGTGCGCTCTGATGAACACCGCTATCCAGACCAAGCAGGCCAAGACCCTGAGGGACCTCTACACCATCACCGACCTGACCAGGTCGCCTGAGGCCTTCATCCTGGCTTACAACAACGCGTTCGAGATCGGAAAGGCCATCGCTGCCGAGGGCAACGACTACTACCTCAGGTCCAGGGCCGCTGCGCTCAAGGCCATCGAGCTCATCGAGGGCGGATACAACTCCAAGCTCCTGCCTCTCACCAAGAAGCAGTACGAGGTCCTCGAGAAGTGCAAGACGGACATCAACGCCCTGCCCACCGAGACCGACAAGTTCGCGGAGCAGTGCGCGGCCAAGTACGTCGGCACCATCCCCAACCTCAACCTCAAGAACTACGGATTCTGA
- a CDS encoding ABC transporter ATP-binding protein codes for MVVPIVTKDLSASYDGRTNVWSGINITIDRPGLVGILGPNGVGKSTLMYTINKIIDPSGGHVYIGGTDIAEMDYKDIARFVAYVPQVSNETFSMSVMDTVLMGRYPVSGFNTSDDDIRIAANCLDLMHMSEFAMRQFDELSAGQHQKVMIARGLAQEPDILMLDEPTANLDVYYQMYVMKILREIAHRNGIIVLTICHDLNVASRFCDRVILLSDGHVHSDGTPEQVITEKNIQDVYGVRSEVRNVDGRPYIIFHSDDAAELDRDPGTIYQVGNYKGKEARISNAKNHSSAFLSGRFGKRTGRRENEDERK; via the coding sequence ATGGTCGTACCGATAGTCACCAAGGACCTGTCCGCTTCCTACGACGGCAGGACCAACGTCTGGAGCGGCATAAACATCACCATCGACCGCCCCGGCCTGGTGGGGATCCTCGGCCCGAACGGGGTCGGGAAATCCACCCTCATGTACACGATCAACAAGATCATCGACCCCAGCGGCGGCCATGTGTACATCGGGGGCACAGATATTGCCGAGATGGACTACAAGGACATAGCCAGGTTCGTCGCCTACGTCCCTCAGGTGTCCAACGAGACTTTCTCGATGAGCGTCATGGACACCGTCCTCATGGGGCGCTATCCGGTTTCCGGCTTCAACACCTCCGACGATGACATCAGGATCGCTGCCAACTGCCTCGATCTGATGCATATGTCGGAATTCGCGATGCGCCAATTCGACGAACTGTCGGCAGGGCAGCATCAGAAGGTCATGATCGCCAGGGGATTGGCCCAGGAGCCGGACATCCTTATGCTGGACGAGCCGACCGCGAACCTCGACGTGTACTACCAAATGTACGTCATGAAGATCCTCCGCGAGATCGCCCACAGGAACGGCATCATCGTGCTGACCATCTGCCATGACCTCAATGTGGCCTCGAGGTTCTGCGACCGCGTGATACTCCTGTCCGATGGGCATGTCCACTCGGACGGAACGCCGGAGCAGGTCATCACCGAGAAGAACATCCAGGATGTGTACGGGGTCAGGTCGGAGGTCCGCAATGTGGACGGAAGGCCGTATATCATCTTCCACTCAGACGATGCGGCCGAACTTGACAGGGACCCCGGGACGATCTATCAGGTGGGGAACTACAAGGGGAAGGAGGCGAGGATATCGAATGCCAAGAATCATTCATCCGCCTTTCTCAGTGGCCGCTTCGGGAAAAGAACAGGACGCAGAGAAAATGAGGATGAAAGGAAGTAA
- a CDS encoding PLP-dependent aspartate aminotransferase family protein, with protein MREDTQLIHGYGKEDPLTGAVNVPIYQTATFRQPELGRCLGYEYSRTGNPTRAALEREIAVLEHGTAGFAFASGMAAIAAVLSLFRSGDRILISSNVYGGTFRILDKVFSNFGISYSIVHTEDAEKFESEITADAKAVLIESPANPLMTVTDIAAAAQAARRHGLLTIVDNTFMGPYLQKPLDLGADIVVHSATKYIGGHSDVVAGLAVVKDKGLAERLAFIQNASGGVLGPFDSYLLIRSLKTLGVRMERHCSNAQYIAEHLAADPRIAKVHYPGLPTDPGYEVNRRQASSGGGMISFEFAPGYDYRKFLNSVKLIALAESLGGVESLICHPASMTHASIPKEIREKVGITDGLVRLSVGIEDRDDILEDIGRALDASKI; from the coding sequence TTGAGGGAAGATACCCAGCTGATCCACGGATACGGGAAGGAAGACCCCCTCACAGGGGCAGTGAACGTGCCTATCTACCAGACCGCCACATTCAGGCAGCCGGAGCTGGGGCGCTGCCTGGGATACGAATATTCGAGGACCGGCAACCCCACCAGGGCTGCGCTCGAGAGGGAGATCGCCGTCCTGGAGCACGGCACCGCGGGCTTCGCGTTCGCCTCCGGGATGGCGGCCATCGCCGCCGTCCTCTCGCTCTTCCGGAGCGGGGACAGGATCCTCATCTCCTCCAACGTCTACGGAGGGACGTTCCGCATCCTCGACAAGGTGTTCAGCAATTTCGGGATCTCATATTCCATAGTCCACACCGAGGATGCAGAGAAATTCGAATCAGAGATTACGGCAGATGCGAAGGCCGTCCTCATCGAGAGCCCCGCGAACCCGCTGATGACCGTCACGGACATCGCCGCCGCCGCGCAGGCGGCGAGAAGGCACGGGCTGCTGACCATCGTGGACAACACCTTCATGGGGCCCTATCTGCAGAAGCCCCTCGATCTCGGCGCCGACATCGTGGTCCACTCGGCCACCAAGTACATCGGAGGGCACTCCGACGTGGTCGCCGGGCTCGCGGTGGTGAAGGACAAAGGGCTGGCGGAGCGCCTGGCGTTCATACAGAACGCTTCGGGAGGCGTCCTGGGACCATTCGATTCCTACCTGCTCATCAGGAGCCTCAAGACCCTGGGGGTCAGGATGGAGAGGCACTGCTCCAACGCCCAGTACATAGCGGAGCATCTCGCCGCCGACCCGAGGATAGCCAAGGTCCACTATCCGGGGCTCCCGACAGACCCAGGGTATGAGGTGAACCGCCGCCAGGCGAGCTCCGGCGGAGGGATGATATCGTTCGAGTTCGCGCCCGGGTATGATTACCGGAAGTTCCTGAACTCGGTGAAGCTCATCGCCCTGGCGGAGTCCCTGGGCGGGGTGGAGTCCCTCATCTGCCATCCTGCGAGCATGACCCACGCATCGATCCCGAAGGAGATCAGGGAGAAGGTCGGGATCACCGACGGGCTGGTCAGGCTGTCCGTCGGCATCGAGGACAGGGACGACATCCTGGAGGACATCGGCCGGGCGCTCGATGCCTCGAAGATCTGA
- a CDS encoding MATE family efflux transporter → MLGDYRKAIVAMALPMFVSLMVAQLNTFVDTFWCSSLGETALAAVGIVASFYLIIVGIGSGVGIGISSTIAAKIARKNKEGVDRVATVSLKFMLAVGLICVPVFLLIGDPILQLVGGDDTYAEGSDYGFPFYICAWILVMQGVCAGILRGEGASRKSMYILVIAALLNIVFDPLFTFVFDWGIAGLSWATVMATAISLIPFIYWYFVKPESVYADVKLRKYPVKRDDLDDFLAVGIPKTVELDVMYSVNFLLNYFVVYCWGSYGFAVYVTAYKYVDLILVPSVALAGALVPVASAAFSARNYEKLRAAYAYSMKAAAAITLVLAVIFFAAMDWAVILFTYDDSTIGMRGDMIHVARILLVVAVLFAGINISSALLQSIGMARASLFSTIIRNMLIIVAFWFGGMVLVSPDAIWWGFDLCEVFGVALMAAWAEYGIRLRTGEKGPANHHHRISE, encoded by the coding sequence ATGCTTGGCGACTACCGCAAAGCGATAGTGGCCATGGCACTGCCGATGTTCGTGTCCCTGATGGTGGCGCAGCTCAACACCTTCGTCGACACCTTCTGGTGCTCGTCGCTCGGCGAGACCGCTCTCGCCGCCGTCGGCATAGTGGCCTCGTTCTACCTGATCATCGTCGGCATCGGGTCAGGCGTCGGAATCGGAATTTCCTCTACCATAGCGGCCAAGATCGCCCGCAAGAACAAGGAAGGGGTGGACAGGGTGGCCACCGTGTCCCTGAAGTTCATGCTCGCGGTCGGCCTGATCTGCGTCCCGGTGTTCCTGCTGATCGGGGACCCCATACTCCAGCTGGTGGGAGGGGACGATACCTATGCCGAAGGAAGCGACTACGGGTTCCCGTTCTACATCTGCGCCTGGATCCTCGTGATGCAGGGGGTCTGCGCCGGTATCCTGAGAGGAGAGGGCGCATCCCGCAAATCGATGTACATCCTTGTCATAGCCGCCCTGCTGAATATAGTGTTCGACCCCCTGTTCACGTTCGTCTTCGACTGGGGGATCGCCGGCCTGTCCTGGGCGACCGTCATGGCCACCGCCATCTCGCTCATCCCGTTCATCTACTGGTACTTCGTCAAGCCGGAATCGGTCTATGCCGATGTGAAACTGAGGAAATACCCGGTGAAAAGGGACGACCTCGACGACTTCCTGGCCGTCGGCATCCCGAAGACAGTGGAGCTCGATGTGATGTACAGCGTCAACTTCCTGCTCAACTACTTCGTGGTCTACTGCTGGGGCTCGTACGGTTTCGCTGTCTATGTGACCGCGTACAAGTATGTCGACCTCATCCTGGTGCCGTCGGTGGCCCTGGCCGGCGCTCTGGTACCGGTGGCCTCAGCCGCATTCTCCGCCCGCAACTACGAGAAGCTCAGAGCGGCTTATGCCTACTCCATGAAGGCCGCTGCCGCGATCACGCTGGTCCTGGCCGTCATCTTCTTCGCTGCCATGGATTGGGCGGTGATCCTGTTCACCTACGATGATAGCACCATCGGCATGCGCGGGGACATGATCCACGTGGCCAGGATCCTCCTGGTGGTGGCGGTGCTGTTCGCCGGCATCAACATATCATCAGCGCTGCTGCAGTCCATAGGCATGGCGAGGGCCTCGCTGTTCAGCACCATCATCCGCAACATGCTCATCATCGTGGCATTCTGGTTCGGCGGGATGGTCCTGGTATCGCCGGACGCCATCTGGTGGGGGTTCGACCTCTGCGAGGTGTTCGGCGTGGCGCTCATGGCGGCCTGGGCCGAATACGGCATACGGCTGAGGACGGGAGAGAAGGGCCCGGCGAACCATCATCACCGTATCTCGGAATGA